The stretch of DNA AAAGAGCAATTCCAGCAAAAGTGTGCAGCGGTTTTGCGTCCGGAATTGCGCCAGACCAAAGAGCAATTCCAGCAAAAGTGTGCAGCGGTTTTGCCAGGCAAAGTGCGAAGCGCTTTTGCCGGGAATTGCGCCAAAACAAAGAGATAGGGCGCTCTTAGTGCGTCCTATCGGACGCGCGGCGCGGTAATGTCAGCGACACCGCGACGGCGAGAACACCTGGCACCGCCATCAGCAGATAGAGCCAGTGCGCTGCCGAAAGCGCGCCTGATATGCCGCCGGGATGAACGAGGCCGGCGCCATTGGCGATGACGCCGGCAAAGGCGGCCCCGAACGCCCCACCGAGCGAACTCATTGTTGGGATCGCGGCAGAAGCCTTGTCTTTCTCGTTGTCGGCGACGAGCCTCAAAACCATGGCGACGAGATGCGCCCAGCCGAGACCGATGCCGAAGCCCATCATGAACATGCCGATCGCCGCCGGCACGATGAGGAGCATATGCCCCTCGGGATTGTCCTTGGCGAGGAAGACGGCGAGGCAAGCGGTCGCCGCCGCCTCGATGAGGGCGCCAATGACGATTGCCGCGTACGCCCGCCTGCCGGTCAGCGAGCCGCTGAGGAAGGCCGCAAACGTCCATCCGAGGGCAACCAGCGCCACCAGATAACCCGATGCGAGTGGAGCCACGCCATGCAGGGTCTGCAGGAAATAGGGAATGAAGACGTCGCTGACGAGAACGACGGTCATGGCGAGCATCGCCAGGTAGACCCGGGAAATCGGCTGGGAAAGGCTGACGGCGCCAGAGGGCAGCAGGCGGTTCGGGCTTCGGCTCTCGATGAAGATCATGCCGGCGACCGCGATGACCGAAGCGGCGATCAGCGCGACCTTCGTGGCTGTCGTCTCGATCGCGCCGGCCGTGCTGACCATCAGGACGGCGGCAAGCAGCAGCCCGATCTGGGCAATCGGCGTCTTTACCTGCTCGCGGTCGTCCTCGACCTCTGGCAACAGCCGCGGCGCCAGGAAGGCCATCAGCAGGCCGAGCGGCACGAGCACGATGAATGCGTAGCGCCAGGCTTGGCCGGATGAAAAGAAGCCGCCGAACGTCGGCCCGATGACTGTCGCCACACCCCAGATCGCCGCATAGAGCGTCGAGGCTTTTGGCCATAGCGGCTCGGGATAAACGAAGCGGATAAAGGCATAGCCGATCGCGGCAAGTGCGCCTGTTCCGAGACCCTGCACCGCACGTCCGATCAGCACCACTGGCATCGACGGTGCGGCTGCGGCAACCAGGCTGCCGACGCCGAAGACCAGCGCCGCGACCATATAGACGGATCGAAGCCCGATGCCGCGCGGCCGCATGGCGACAAAGATCGAGCCGAGTACGGCCGCGGCGACGAACAGGCTGGTGACCCAGGAAAACAACGCGAGGCCGCCGATATCGCGCACGATCGAGGGCGCGATCGTCGCCATGATGTAAGTCTCCACCGCATAAAGCGTCACGCCGCCTGCCAGCATCAAGGTTGCCGGCAGGTGCTCGGGCGCAAAGAGGCGGAAGAGGGAGCTAGCGTTGGGGATGGTTGCAGTCTGGTCGATATTCGACATGGGATGGCCCCGAGATTTTTGCTGGCGGAGGATTATTTTCCAAGTTATAAATTGGAAAATTACACGCCGCCTCAAATTAAACAAGACTTGACTTGGAAAATATGCGCCAGTCCCCAGCCAACCGGATCCTGATCCTGATAAAGACCGACGGCCCGCAGCTCGCCGCCGCGATCGGCGATGCGCTCGGCATATCGGGCGAGGCCGCCCGCCAGCAGCTGTCGAAGATGGCGGAGGAGGGGCTGGTGGAACCGGTCACCGTTGCCGCCGCGGGCAGGGGCCGGCCGCGCCAGCTCTGGCACCTGACGGCGAGCGGCAACCGCCAGTTCCCGGATGGCCATGCCGAGCTGACGGCAAACCTCCTTGGTACGCTCGTCGAACAGCTCGGCCCCGCAGCCCTCGATACGGTCATTGCCGCCCGCGAGGCCGAGACGCTGCAGCGTTATCGGCAGGAACTCAGCAAGGCGCATGACCTTGCCGCGCGCGTCGAGGCCCTTGCCGGCATCCGCACCCGCGAGGGCTATATGGCCGATTGTTGGAGGCAAGCGGACGGCTCCTTCATGCTGGTCGAAAACCACTGCCCGATCTGTGCGGCCGCCACCGCCTGCGCCGGCTTCTGCCGCTCCGAACTCGAAACCTTCCGCGCCGTCCTCAGCGCCGAGGTCGAACGCAGCGAACACATCCTCGCCGGCGCCCGCCGCTGCGCCTATCGCATCACGCCGCATTGACGCCTGTCGATCGGAGCGCCGCATTTCACGCCGGTTGCCGCGCCTGCCGCCTGCTGCTTTCGAGATAGAGCAGCACTCCGATCGATGCGAGACCCGCTGCCGCGCCGACGAAGGCGGTGCCGGAATAATCGGTGATCGCGGTGCCGAAGGCGAAGAGACCGGCGCTGATGCCAACCCCAATGAACGTGTTCAGCGAGATCAGCGAGGTTCCAAGCCCCGGCCGGTCCGCGATCAGGTCCTGCAGATAGGTGATCGGCACGCTGAGGATCGCTGCCGCCCCACAGGCATTGAAGAGGAGGAGTGCGTAGACGTGCCAGGGTGCGGAAGCAAAGCCGAGCAGCAGCAGATAGACGCAATAGATCAGCGCGCCGAAGGCAAGCACATGCGCGCTTCGGAAGCGGCGCTGCGCAAAGCCCCACATCATCATGAACGGCATCTCGAGCAACGCCGTCAAGCCTGCAATGAAGCCGACATCGACCACGGTGCCGCCGGCCGCACGGGTGATGATCAGCGGCAGGAGCATGGCGTTCAGCCGCTGCAGCCCGAACAGCATCGCCATGACGATGACGCGCGACAGCACATGCGGCACGAAAATCCGTTGCAGCGAAGCAAAAAAGCCGACTGGATCGGGGGCAGTGCCGCCTGAGCCATTTCCGGGTGCGAAGAAAAAATACAGGCAGAAGCAGGTGCAGCTTGCCAGTGCCGCGATCCCATAGGCCGGCGTCATCGACGGCGAACTGACGAGATAGAGGCCGATCAACCCCGGCGCCAGCGCCCATGAGCCGGAAAAGAGCGCCCGCACCGTTGCGGTGATCGCCGCCCCCTGGCCACGGTCCATCTGGTTGGTCCTGGCGCGCAGGCTGGCAAACAGCAGCGAATAGGTGGAATTGCTCATCGGCACCAGCAACAGCGTGGAGAAGATGAAGACCGCGGGGCTATGAATGAGCGCGATCGACCCGAAGCCGAGCATGCCGGCGACGCAAAGCCCCAGCACCAGCGGCCGGCGCTCCTTCAGCCTGTCCGACCAGATGCCGAGCGTCAGGCTCGTCGTGACGTTGACGATCGAAGACAAGAACACCAGTGCCG from Rhizobium leguminosarum bv. trifolii WSM1325 encodes:
- a CDS encoding major facilitator superfamily MFS_1 (PFAM: major facilitator superfamily MFS_1~KEGG: rec:RHECIAT_CH0001227 putative transporter protein) codes for the protein MSNIDQTATIPNASSLFRLFAPEHLPATLMLAGGVTLYAVETYIMATIAPSIVRDIGGLALFSWVTSLFVAAAVLGSIFVAMRPRGIGLRSVYMVAALVFGVGSLVAAAAPSMPVVLIGRAVQGLGTGALAAIGYAFIRFVYPEPLWPKASTLYAAIWGVATVIGPTFGGFFSSGQAWRYAFIVLVPLGLLMAFLAPRLLPEVEDDREQVKTPIAQIGLLLAAVLMVSTAGAIETTATKVALIAASVIAVAGMIFIESRSPNRLLPSGAVSLSQPISRVYLAMLAMTVVLVSDVFIPYFLQTLHGVAPLASGYLVALVALGWTFAAFLSGSLTGRRAYAAIVIGALIEAAATACLAVFLAKDNPEGHMLLIVPAAIGMFMMGFGIGLGWAHLVAMVLRLVADNEKDKASAAIPTMSSLGGAFGAAFAGVIANGAGLVHPGGISGALSAAHWLYLLMAVPGVLAVAVSLTLPRRASDRTH
- a CDS encoding putative transcriptional regulator (KEGG: rec:RHECIAT_CH0001228 putative transcriptional regulator protein); the encoded protein is MRQSPANRILILIKTDGPQLAAAIGDALGISGEAARQQLSKMAEEGLVEPVTVAAAGRGRPRQLWHLTASGNRQFPDGHAELTANLLGTLVEQLGPAALDTVIAAREAETLQRYRQELSKAHDLAARVEALAGIRTREGYMADCWRQADGSFMLVENHCPICAAATACAGFCRSELETFRAVLSAEVERSEHILAGARRCAYRITPH
- a CDS encoding major facilitator superfamily MFS_1 (PFAM: major facilitator superfamily MFS_1~KEGG: ret:RHE_CH01143 putative transporter, permease protein); protein product: MSSTFSLILRDNRIRIPTVTLVALAFTYASTAPYQSIIGINELGMSNGAYSALVFLSSIVNVTTSLTLGIWSDRLKERRPLVLGLCVAGMLGFGSIALIHSPAVFIFSTLLLVPMSNSTYSLLFASLRARTNQMDRGQGAAITATVRALFSGSWALAPGLIGLYLVSSPSMTPAYGIAALASCTCFCLYFFFAPGNGSGGTAPDPVGFFASLQRIFVPHVLSRVIVMAMLFGLQRLNAMLLPLIITRAAGGTVVDVGFIAGLTALLEMPFMMMWGFAQRRFRSAHVLAFGALIYCVYLLLLGFASAPWHVYALLLFNACGAAAILSVPITYLQDLIADRPGLGTSLISLNTFIGVGISAGLFAFGTAITDYSGTAFVGAAAGLASIGVLLYLESSRRQARQPA